AGTTTTTGCAGTTCTAAATTTGAAATGCAGCAACTTCTAATGATGCAATGGTGCAATACTCCCCCTTCCCTCGCTCCGCTGGTATTGAATCAATTCCAAACCGCGCGAGCCGTCTCCACCACCAGTTTCAATTTGGCCCACTGTTGCTCTTCATTCATCAGATTGCCTTCCATCATGGACGCGAAACCGCACTGCGGGCTGAGAGCCAGACCATCGAGCGGCATATAACGCGCTGCTTCCTCGATGCGGCGAACAATCGAGCTTTGGTCCTCCAGACCGGCGAGTTTGCTGCTCACCAAACCCAGCACCGCGACCTTGCCCTTCGGTACAAAGCGCAGCGGTTCGAAACTCCCGGACCGCTCGTCGTCGTATTCCAGAAGAAAGCGGTCCACGTCCAATGTTCCGAACAGCTTTTCGGCGACGGCGTCGTAACCGCCCTGCGCGTACCAATGGCTGCGATTGTTGCCGCGGCAAAGATGAATCGCGAGCGTCACTCCGGGACGGCGCGCCGCCGCCAGGCAGGCATTATCGGCGCGCAGGGATTCCTCAAACATGGCATCCGGGTCGGCGTTCATTTCGGTGCGGATCCACTCGCGCCATTTCGGATCCATGTAGTAGCTGTAACGAGGAGCGTCGATCTGAATATAGTTCACTCCCTCGTCGGCAAGCCGCGCCATCTCCGTCTTCACGATTTCGACCAGATCCCAAAGCAGCGCCGAACGGTTGGGATACACCTTGTCGGTGACGCCGTCCCTGTACGCAATCGCAGGAAATTGGGTGGCGCTCGGCAGCGTCATCTTGATCGCGCCCGGACAGTGTTGTTTCATGTAGGGCAATTCGTGACCGGTGAGCGGGCGCAAGGCCCGGACCTTCGCATTTACAACGCCCAACGGGTTGGCGCTCGCCCGGGAGTCTGTTCCGGCAGCGTTTCCCGCCTGCCAGGTTCGCGTGACCGAGGTGTTCAAGTCGAAGCCCTCCACGGTATCGGTCATGCCGGCCATGAAATTCCGGCGCCGCAACTCGCCGTCGGCAAAGATTTCAAGCCCCAGTTCCTTCTGTTTCGCGAGAACCCGCGAAATATGCCTGTCTTCCAGCTCGCGCAGCTTCTCGCTGTTATGCGGCTCGGCGGCATGTGCTTCCAGCAATTCGGCGGGCCGCAATAGGCTGCCCACATGATCGGCCCGGTAATCGATGCTCATTTGATAGCTCCTGTGAAATCCAACTTTGACGGACAGCGGCATCGTCGCGTACGCTTGTCTATGAGTCAAATGAAAGCTCGTCCATTAAAAGATGAAAATCATTCATACCTGACCCAGGGAGGGCATTCGTGCTCGAGATCCGTCATTTGCGCACGCTGATCGCCATCGACGAAACCGGAACCGTGTCCCGGGCCGCCGATCGCATGCACCTGACGCAGTCGGCGGTGTCCCATCAGCTGAAAGCGTTGGAGACACATTACGGAGTGGGTATGGTCCTGCGCGACGGCCAGTCGGTGAAATTGACCGACCCGGCA
This portion of the Terriglobia bacterium genome encodes:
- a CDS encoding methionine synthase, translating into MSIDYRADHVGSLLRPAELLEAHAAEPHNSEKLRELEDRHISRVLAKQKELGLEIFADGELRRRNFMAGMTDTVEGFDLNTSVTRTWQAGNAAGTDSRASANPLGVVNAKVRALRPLTGHELPYMKQHCPGAIKMTLPSATQFPAIAYRDGVTDKVYPNRSALLWDLVEIVKTEMARLADEGVNYIQIDAPRYSYYMDPKWREWIRTEMNADPDAMFEESLRADNACLAAARRPGVTLAIHLCRGNNRSHWYAQGGYDAVAEKLFGTLDVDRFLLEYDDERSGSFEPLRFVPKGKVAVLGLVSSKLAGLEDQSSIVRRIEEAARYMPLDGLALSPQCGFASMMEGNLMNEEQQWAKLKLVVETARAVWN